The Chryseobacterium aureum genome contains a region encoding:
- a CDS encoding TlpA family protein disulfide reductase yields MENLKVWLRKNTSTTILTVLFLIVLVNKDAKAWLMRQVASTGILNSRISEAKEIHNALPKASYADFTVKNENGTVINFSDLQGKVVFINFWASWCPPCRAEFPSVQKFYNQYKKSPDMVFLTVNLDDNPDLGKSYLQEKGFTVPFLVPSGKIPEGLYSGSLPTTVVLDKKGVIRLHHKGLADYSKQSFYRQIDHLLKEKS; encoded by the coding sequence ATGGAAAATCTGAAAGTGTGGCTGAGAAAAAATACCTCTACTACAATACTGACTGTGTTGTTTCTGATTGTATTGGTGAATAAAGACGCAAAGGCATGGCTGATGAGACAGGTGGCTTCCACCGGAATTCTGAATTCCCGCATATCAGAAGCAAAAGAAATACACAATGCTTTACCGAAGGCTTCCTATGCAGATTTTACCGTGAAAAATGAAAACGGAACAGTTATTAATTTCTCAGATTTACAGGGTAAAGTGGTTTTCATTAATTTTTGGGCATCCTGGTGCCCACCTTGCCGTGCTGAATTTCCGTCTGTGCAGAAATTCTACAACCAGTACAAAAAAAGTCCGGATATGGTATTTCTCACCGTAAACCTTGATGATAATCCGGATCTTGGGAAATCTTATTTACAGGAAAAAGGCTTTACCGTTCCTTTTCTGGTTCCGTCAGGCAAAATTCCTGAAGGGCTTTACAGCGGTTCTCTTCCCACAACCGTTGTACTTGATAAAAAAGGAGTGATCCGCTTGCATCATAAAGGATTGGCAGACTACAGTAAACAATCCTTTTACAGGCAGATAGATCATCTCCTGAAAGAAAAATCTTAA